A genomic segment from Bacillus cereus G9842 encodes:
- a CDS encoding S66 family peptidase — translation MLIKPKRLQPGDIVATVSPSWGGAGDSEIRWRYEQGVKRLEEVFRLTVIPMPNSLKGSEYLYNNPEARAEDIMTAFKDTRVKAIIANIGGEDSIRLLPYIDFNVIRENPKIFMGYSDVTISHLFCHKAGLSSLYGPAILTDFAENVEMDPYTVEMVNRTLFSNETIDEIQPAHEWTSERLEWIESNKDTRRTMQQNKGYELLQGSTTVQGRLIGGCIEVLEFAKGTELWPEKKHWENSILFFETSEDHPEPSYIKYWLRNYAAQGILQKAKGIIFGKPKDEQYYEEYKHEILLVMKEHHLEDLPILYNLNFGHTEPKFILPYGALAEIDCENVSFSILESGVE, via the coding sequence ATGTTAATAAAACCAAAGAGATTACAGCCAGGAGATATCGTGGCGACAGTAAGTCCTTCATGGGGAGGAGCAGGTGATTCTGAAATAAGATGGCGATATGAGCAAGGAGTAAAAAGATTAGAAGAGGTTTTTCGTCTTACGGTTATCCCAATGCCAAATAGTTTAAAAGGTAGCGAATACCTTTATAACAATCCAGAGGCTCGTGCGGAAGATATAATGACTGCATTTAAAGATACACGCGTGAAAGCAATTATCGCGAATATTGGTGGTGAAGATAGCATCCGGTTACTCCCCTATATAGATTTTAATGTGATACGCGAAAACCCGAAAATTTTTATGGGGTACTCTGACGTTACTATTTCACATTTATTTTGTCATAAAGCAGGCCTTTCCTCTTTATACGGTCCAGCAATTTTGACTGATTTTGCTGAAAATGTAGAGATGGATCCATATACAGTTGAAATGGTAAATCGAACTCTCTTTTCAAATGAAACGATTGACGAAATTCAACCAGCTCATGAATGGACGAGTGAGCGTTTAGAATGGATAGAGAGTAATAAGGATACAAGACGTACGATGCAGCAAAACAAAGGATATGAGCTACTTCAAGGCTCTACTACTGTACAAGGGCGTTTAATTGGTGGTTGTATAGAAGTACTGGAATTTGCAAAAGGAACGGAACTTTGGCCTGAGAAAAAACATTGGGAGAATAGTATTCTTTTCTTTGAAACCTCTGAAGATCATCCGGAACCAAGTTATATAAAATATTGGTTACGAAATTATGCAGCGCAAGGTATTCTGCAAAAAGCAAAAGGTATCATCTTCGGTAAACCGAAAGATGAACAATATTATGAAGAATATAAACATGAAATACTGCTGGTTATGAAGGAACATCATTTAGAAGATTTACCGATTCTTTATAATTTAAATTTTGGCCATACCGAGCCAAAGTTTATTTTACCTTACGGCGCGTTGGCAGAAATTGATTGTGAAAATGTATCTTTTTCTATTTTAGAGAGTGGCGTGGAATGA
- a CDS encoding DUF3224 domain-containing protein — protein MEVTFTVSKWDEKPIDDTRKDFPINIAHVEYDIDGELKGKAFVEYFLYYLDSNINDGHLATAKISGFLHFEGIYKGQQGTFTAIEQGIFDKGNLDSPGTIIKATGNLENLRGSYNYQFTGQTSKLILELEF, from the coding sequence ATAGAAGTAACATTTACAGTAAGTAAATGGGATGAAAAACCAATCGATGATACTAGAAAAGATTTCCCTATTAATATTGCACATGTCGAATATGATATTGATGGTGAATTAAAAGGAAAAGCTTTTGTTGAATACTTCTTATATTATTTAGACTCAAATATAAATGATGGTCACTTAGCTACTGCTAAAATTTCTGGATTTTTACACTTTGAAGGAATTTATAAGGGGCAACAAGGGACATTTACAGCTATAGAGCAAGGAATATTTGATAAAGGAAATTTAGATTCCCCAGGAACAATTATTAAAGCTACTGGTAACTTAGAAAATCTGAGAGGGTCCTATAATTATCAGTTTACAGGTCAAACCAGTAAACTAATTTTAGAGTTGGAATTTTAG
- the paiB gene encoding protease synthase/sporulation negative transcriptional regulator PaiB has product MYIPKYFKVTNVDEIWDFVQKNSFGTIVTTKKEKPIATHLPFGLTKQGDDYFITGHMAYGNPQWRTFETCEDVLVMFQGPHSYISSSWYENEEVPTWNYQAVHIYGKASILDKQELIDELTTMLKKYEEHRENPILWDKLSPTLLENELKGIVGFKIKVGDIQAAYKLSQNRNERDYSNIIDKLYDEGNPDAKQMAKLMGNRLNNHI; this is encoded by the coding sequence ATGTATATTCCAAAGTATTTTAAAGTCACAAATGTTGATGAAATTTGGGATTTTGTTCAAAAAAACTCTTTTGGAACAATCGTCACAACTAAAAAAGAGAAACCAATCGCAACTCATTTGCCCTTTGGATTAACTAAACAAGGCGATGACTATTTTATTACTGGACATATGGCTTATGGGAACCCCCAGTGGAGAACATTTGAAACCTGCGAAGATGTTCTTGTAATGTTTCAGGGACCGCACTCTTACATCTCTTCTTCTTGGTATGAAAATGAAGAAGTTCCAACATGGAATTATCAAGCCGTTCATATATATGGTAAAGCAAGTATTTTAGATAAACAGGAATTAATAGATGAATTAACAACAATGTTGAAAAAATATGAAGAACATCGTGAAAATCCAATATTATGGGATAAACTTTCCCCCACTCTCTTAGAAAATGAACTGAAAGGGATAGTTGGGTTTAAAATTAAAGTAGGAGACATCCAGGCTGCATATAAATTAAGTCAAAATCGGAATGAGAGGGATTATAGTAATATTATTGATAAATTGTACGATGAAGGAAATCCAGATGCGAAACAAATGGCAAAACTCATGGGGAATAGATTAAACAATCACATATAG
- the serC gene encoding 3-phosphoserine/phosphohydroxythreonine transaminase, with the protein MERVYNFSAGPSILPLPVLEKVQKELVNYNGTGMSIIEMSHRSSYFQSIIEEASNLLRELMSIPDEYDVLFLQGGASLQFSMIPLNLMNTYKKAGYVLTGSWSKKALQEAEKVGEVQVIASSEQEKFTTIPKLDGLLSDEKLDYVHITTNNTIEGTKYVDIPHVERVPLVADMSSNILSERYDVSKFGLIYAGAQKNLGPAGLTIAIIKRDLIGGADRSCPTMLNYETYSKNNSLYNTPPSFSIYVTKLVLEWLKEQGGVSAIEEQNKMKSSLIYHFLDESKLFTSPVDPAYRSLMNIPFTTPSEELNNEFLQKTKERGLVTLKGHRSVGGMRASIYNAMPVEGVKQLVDYMKEFELENR; encoded by the coding sequence ATGGAGAGAGTCTATAATTTTTCAGCAGGACCATCAATACTCCCTTTGCCAGTTTTAGAGAAAGTGCAAAAGGAGCTTGTAAATTATAACGGGACAGGCATGTCTATTATAGAAATGAGTCATCGATCTTCTTATTTTCAAAGTATTATAGAGGAAGCGAGTAACTTACTTCGTGAATTAATGAGCATCCCTGATGAGTATGATGTTTTATTTTTACAAGGCGGTGCGTCATTACAATTTTCTATGATACCACTGAACTTAATGAATACGTATAAAAAAGCTGGATACGTACTAACTGGCTCATGGTCTAAAAAGGCACTGCAAGAAGCCGAAAAAGTTGGGGAAGTACAAGTGATTGCTTCTTCCGAGCAAGAGAAGTTTACTACGATTCCTAAACTGGACGGTTTATTAAGTGATGAAAAACTAGATTATGTACATATTACAACGAATAATACAATTGAGGGGACAAAATATGTGGACATTCCACATGTAGAAAGAGTGCCGCTCGTTGCGGATATGTCCTCAAATATTTTATCAGAGCGATATGATGTTTCGAAGTTTGGTCTTATATATGCGGGGGCGCAAAAGAATTTAGGACCTGCGGGCTTAACGATTGCTATTATAAAAAGAGATTTAATTGGGGGAGCAGATCGCTCTTGTCCGACAATGTTAAATTATGAAACTTACAGTAAAAATAACTCCTTATATAATACACCGCCATCCTTTAGTATTTACGTAACAAAACTTGTACTAGAGTGGTTGAAAGAGCAAGGCGGAGTATCTGCGATTGAAGAACAAAATAAAATGAAATCTTCACTTATTTATCATTTTTTAGATGAATCTAAATTGTTTACTTCACCAGTTGACCCTGCGTATCGATCACTTATGAATATTCCATTTACAACACCGTCAGAAGAGCTGAACAATGAGTTTTTACAAAAAACGAAAGAACGCGGCCTTGTTACGTTAAAAGGACATCGCTCAGTCGGTGGTATGCGTGCAAGTATTTACAATGCGATGCCAGTGGAAGGTGTAAAACAATTAGTAGATTATATGAAGGAATTTGAGCTTGAGAATAGATAG
- a CDS encoding MarR family winged helix-turn-helix transcriptional regulator, whose product MKEILREIGMIARALDSISNIEFKEYELTKGQYLYLVRICENPGIIQEKLSEMIKVDRTTAARAIKKLEINGFIEKKEDESNKKIKKLFPTEKGKNVYPFIKRENDYSNTVALEGFSETEAETISNLLQRVRKNIEKDWDFVKKGNKRNY is encoded by the coding sequence ATGAAAGAAATTCTTCGTGAAATTGGCATGATTGCAAGAGCATTAGATTCTATTAGTAATATAGAATTTAAAGAATATGAGCTTACAAAAGGTCAGTATTTGTACCTTGTGCGAATATGTGAAAACCCAGGAATCATTCAAGAAAAGCTATCTGAGATGATAAAAGTAGATCGTACAACTGCAGCCCGTGCTATCAAAAAGCTTGAAATCAATGGATTTATCGAAAAGAAAGAAGATGAATCTAACAAGAAAATCAAAAAACTTTTCCCAACAGAAAAAGGGAAAAATGTCTATCCTTTTATTAAAAGAGAAAACGATTATTCAAATACTGTTGCATTAGAGGGATTTTCGGAAACAGAAGCGGAAACTATTTCTAATCTTCTTCAAAGAGTAAGAAAAAATATAGAAAAAGATTGGGATTTTGTAAAAAAGGGAAATAAGAGAAATTATTGA
- a CDS encoding GNAT family N-acetyltransferase: MTTHIEKCTLEDIHRLQDISYETFNETFKHQNSPESMNHYLEKAFNLKQLEKELSNISSQFFFVYFNDEIAGYLKVNIDDAQSEEMGNESLEVERIYIKSSFQKHGLGKYLLNNAIEIAIEHNKKNIWLGVWEKNENAIAFYKKLGFVQAGSHSFYMGDNEQVDLIMIKTLI, from the coding sequence ATGACTACACATATAGAAAAGTGCACCCTTGAAGATATACACAGACTTCAAGATATTAGTTATGAAACATTTAATGAGACTTTTAAACATCAGAATTCACCCGAAAGTATGAATCACTATTTGGAAAAGGCATTTAACTTAAAACAATTAGAAAAAGAATTATCCAATATCTCTTCTCAATTCTTTTTTGTCTACTTTAACGATGAAATTGCTGGATATTTAAAGGTCAATATTGATGATGCTCAGTCTGAAGAAATGGGAAATGAATCACTTGAAGTAGAGAGAATTTATATAAAGAGCTCCTTTCAAAAACATGGTCTTGGTAAATATCTACTAAATAATGCTATTGAAATTGCAATAGAACATAATAAAAAGAATATTTGGCTAGGCGTATGGGAGAAAAATGAAAATGCTATTGCTTTTTATAAGAAATTAGGTTTTGTACAAGCTGGCTCTCATTCCTTTTATATGGGCGATAACGAACAAGTTGACCTTATAATGATCAAAACACTCATATAA
- a CDS encoding DUF378 domain-containing protein, giving the protein MKFLSYLTVILVILGGLNWLFVALDYNVVEKWFGSMPALVDTIYWLIGLSAIYQIFDRFFTND; this is encoded by the coding sequence ATGAAATTTTTGTCTTACCTTACAGTAATTTTGGTGATTCTCGGCGGTTTGAATTGGTTATTTGTAGCGTTAGATTACAATGTAGTTGAGAAATGGTTTGGTTCTATGCCGGCGCTTGTGGACACTATTTATTGGCTCATTGGTCTTTCTGCTATTTATCAAATTTTTGATCGGTTCTTTACGAACGACTAG
- a CDS encoding cupin domain-containing protein: MNDDQIQLFKANGDFIWHEHPDTDKLFIVLEGEMFIDFRDGQVKISKGEMFIVPRGVEHKPFTEKESHIMLVEPKREMD, from the coding sequence ATGAATGATGATCAAATTCAGCTTTTTAAAGCTAATGGAGATTTTATATGGCATGAGCATCCTGATACGGATAAGCTATTTATTGTGCTTGAAGGGGAGATGTTCATCGATTTCCGTGATGGACAGGTGAAAATTTCTAAGGGCGAGATGTTTATTGTCCCGAGAGGCGTTGAGCATAAACCTTTCACTGAAAAGGAATCCCACATCATGTTGGTAGAGCCTAAAAGGGAAATGGATTGA
- a CDS encoding YitT family protein, which translates to MKKRTTDIIFIIIGAFLFALGVNLFVIPNEFGEGGVTGITIITYYLFEWSPGLVNLILNAILLIAGYKFLNKITTIYTIIAVVTNSLFLHLTEGWTIASDEMLVNAIFGGIFIGCGIGLIIRVGGTTAGTTILARMTHKYLGWSISYGLLFFDLIVAFSSYFIIGAEKLMITIIMLYVATKVMEFVIEGLNPKKAITIISDNPNEIAGKVTTLMGRGVTVYSGHGYYTKTPKEILYVVINKQEVVKLKRIVQTTDPAAFIAIHDVRDVFGEGFVDISKA; encoded by the coding sequence ATGAAAAAAAGAACGACAGACATTATTTTTATTATTATCGGTGCATTTCTTTTTGCGTTAGGTGTTAATTTGTTTGTTATCCCGAACGAGTTTGGTGAGGGTGGGGTAACAGGTATCACGATTATTACGTACTATTTATTTGAATGGTCACCGGGCTTAGTTAACTTAATTTTAAATGCGATTTTGTTAATAGCCGGTTATAAGTTTTTAAATAAGATTACAACAATTTATACGATTATCGCTGTAGTTACGAACTCGCTATTTCTTCATTTGACAGAAGGCTGGACGATTGCTTCGGATGAAATGCTTGTAAATGCCATTTTCGGAGGAATATTTATTGGGTGCGGGATTGGTCTTATTATTCGCGTTGGTGGAACAACTGCAGGTACTACCATCTTAGCAAGGATGACGCATAAATATTTAGGCTGGAGCATTAGCTACGGTCTACTGTTCTTCGATTTAATTGTTGCGTTTTCATCTTATTTCATCATTGGTGCAGAAAAACTGATGATAACAATTATTATGCTATATGTAGCAACGAAAGTGATGGAGTTTGTAATTGAAGGTTTAAATCCGAAGAAAGCCATTACGATTATTTCTGATAACCCGAATGAAATAGCTGGGAAGGTAACTACCTTAATGGGCAGAGGGGTTACTGTGTACTCAGGTCATGGCTATTACACGAAAACTCCAAAGGAAATTCTTTATGTTGTTATTAATAAGCAAGAAGTAGTGAAGCTAAAGCGGATTGTTCAAACTACGGATCCGGCGGCGTTCATCGCTATACACGATGTTCGTGATGTGTTCGGAGAAGGATTTGTTGATATTTCGAAGGCTTAG
- a CDS encoding glycoside hydrolase family 113 produces MKKNKSLISFLGVFIMLFSFCFQGNVQADVNTVQSGKIKSGNVTVWEVGNVAKVLADVERLNLNTVNVPIQVDIPNVTSTNMVINQAQKQQAIILIQELLKRNIQVIVEPFPYIQQGNVGETEWNPSNINDFFWNWKTVILQDIFNSITSKYNVYGLKIASNFVNMEYAEGYWSDTIDFVRNQYKGNILYQMNWWLTASWDPSYEAKFKEKINRPYLKKVDIVSIDSWFEVSGKRNPTYEEVKKSLFATTVYNRGQNVVQQLEQLHNATGKPVYFGGFNVPARELGLQNPWNPDVSNVFSKDVQLNGWRAYRDVLEPKPYFKGFSIWFIGSNDSTHAYQIHSKEAEAVINGWYRK; encoded by the coding sequence GTGAAGAAAAATAAGAGTTTAATAAGTTTTTTAGGAGTGTTTATTATGTTGTTTTCTTTTTGTTTTCAAGGAAATGTACAGGCAGATGTAAATACTGTTCAATCTGGAAAAATCAAATCAGGAAACGTAACAGTATGGGAAGTTGGAAATGTAGCGAAAGTATTAGCGGATGTGGAGCGCTTAAATTTAAATACAGTAAATGTACCGATTCAAGTAGATATCCCAAATGTGACTTCTACGAATATGGTAATTAATCAAGCGCAAAAGCAACAAGCTATTATTTTAATTCAAGAATTATTAAAGCGTAATATTCAAGTTATAGTGGAACCGTTCCCATATATTCAGCAGGGGAATGTTGGAGAGACAGAATGGAACCCAAGTAACATTAATGATTTCTTCTGGAATTGGAAGACGGTTATTCTGCAAGATATTTTTAATTCCATTACAAGTAAATACAATGTGTATGGACTAAAGATTGCTTCTAATTTCGTGAATATGGAGTATGCAGAAGGATACTGGAGCGATACAATTGATTTTGTTCGTAATCAGTATAAAGGAAATATTTTGTATCAAATGAACTGGTGGTTAACAGCAAGCTGGGACCCTTCTTATGAAGCGAAGTTTAAAGAGAAAATCAATCGTCCGTATTTAAAAAAGGTGGATATTGTAAGTATTGATAGTTGGTTTGAAGTTTCAGGAAAAAGAAATCCAACATATGAAGAAGTAAAGAAAAGTTTATTTGCGACGACAGTGTATAATCGTGGACAAAATGTTGTTCAGCAATTGGAACAATTACATAATGCAACAGGAAAACCAGTTTACTTCGGTGGGTTTAACGTTCCGGCGCGTGAACTTGGATTACAAAATCCGTGGAATCCAGATGTTTCAAATGTGTTTTCAAAAGATGTACAATTAAATGGATGGCGTGCTTACCGCGATGTATTAGAACCGAAACCATATTTTAAAGGTTTTTCAATTTGGTTTATTGGCTCTAATGATAGTACACATGCGTATCAAATACATAGTAAAGAAGCAGAGGCAGTTATTAATGGGTGGTACCGAAAATAA
- a CDS encoding F0F1 ATP synthase subunit alpha has protein sequence MGMKKIILAGALGIAALSGTNLPGLEVTKASAASIESNFSTLEGRVVEVDNGVIVVKSKQYEEPVSVYIDSLSNVKVGDEVKATGSMMRNFTEYMVATAVENTTNKLGMHMKEDGSPNYVIGEVSKVGTMEDEGDGATKYVVVEYPSLNGKKDIIDVFLTKGQVFNVGEKVKIDMEYVGWGGISINWNTVDHIEKVHEAKTNAENNDDVWIWS, from the coding sequence ATGGGTATGAAAAAAATAATTTTAGCAGGTGCTTTAGGGATCGCAGCATTATCAGGAACAAATTTACCAGGACTAGAAGTAACAAAAGCGAGTGCAGCTTCTATTGAATCGAATTTCTCGACGTTAGAAGGACGAGTAGTAGAAGTAGATAACGGTGTAATTGTTGTAAAATCTAAGCAATATGAGGAACCGGTTAGTGTGTATATTGATTCACTTTCAAATGTGAAAGTAGGAGATGAAGTAAAAGCTACTGGATCTATGATGCGTAATTTTACAGAATATATGGTTGCAACTGCAGTTGAAAATACAACAAACAAGTTAGGTATGCACATGAAAGAAGATGGCTCACCTAATTATGTAATTGGAGAAGTATCAAAAGTAGGAACGATGGAAGATGAGGGAGACGGTGCTACTAAATATGTTGTAGTTGAGTATCCATCGCTAAATGGGAAGAAAGATATTATTGATGTTTTCTTAACAAAGGGACAAGTATTTAATGTGGGTGAGAAAGTGAAAATTGATATGGAGTATGTGGGCTGGGGTGGTATTTCTATTAACTGGAACACAGTTGATCATATTGAAAAAGTTCATGAAGCAAAGACGAACGCTGAAAATAATGATGATGTATGGATTTGGTCTTAA
- a CDS encoding DUF1015 domain-containing protein: MAKIRPFRAIRPVEEKAAQVAALPYDVLNSEEAREVVKGNPYSFLHVDKAEIDLDPALSPYDDRVYEKAGENLNRFIREEVFIQDEEPALYIYELTMQGRTQSGLVVCTSIDEYEDDTIKKHERTRHEKELDRIRHVDVCDANTGPIFLTYRTKEEIKHFIASWKEEHAPIYTFTAEDGVRHVAWKIADEEVIASLVNLFEDIPNLYIADGHHRSASAAKVGIMRREQYPNYTGEEEFNFFLSVLFPHDELSIWDYNRVVKDLNGLSEEQFLKQIAQYFYVEEAAVSPYKPNEPKTFGMYVNEKWYKLTVKEETFDANDLVKGLDVSILQDHLLSQVLEIHDPRSDSRVDFVGGIRGLEELERLVNSGEYKAAFSLYPTPMESLLAIADAGEVMPPKSTWFEPKLRSGLFVHSLK, encoded by the coding sequence GTGGCAAAAATACGACCGTTTCGGGCCATTCGTCCAGTAGAGGAAAAAGCGGCACAAGTGGCAGCTTTACCGTATGACGTATTAAATAGTGAAGAGGCAAGAGAAGTTGTAAAAGGGAATCCATATTCTTTCTTGCATGTTGATAAAGCAGAAATTGATTTAGACCCGGCACTTTCACCGTACGATGATCGTGTATATGAAAAAGCGGGTGAAAATTTAAATCGATTTATACGAGAAGAAGTGTTCATTCAAGACGAAGAGCCAGCGTTATACATTTATGAACTGACGATGCAGGGAAGAACGCAGTCAGGCCTTGTCGTTTGTACATCTATTGATGAGTATGAAGATGATACAATTAAAAAACATGAGAGAACGCGTCATGAAAAAGAGCTAGATCGTATTCGTCACGTAGATGTGTGTGATGCAAATACGGGTCCTATCTTTTTAACGTATCGTACAAAAGAAGAGATAAAGCATTTCATTGCCAGCTGGAAAGAAGAACATGCGCCAATCTATACATTTACAGCAGAAGACGGCGTTAGGCACGTTGCTTGGAAAATAGCTGATGAAGAAGTAATTGCAAGTTTAGTAAACTTATTTGAAGATATTCCTAACCTGTACATTGCAGATGGGCATCACCGTTCTGCATCAGCTGCAAAAGTAGGGATCATGCGAAGAGAACAATATCCGAATTACACAGGAGAAGAGGAATTTAATTTCTTCTTATCTGTTTTATTCCCACACGATGAGTTATCCATTTGGGACTATAACCGAGTTGTAAAAGATTTAAATGGTTTATCAGAAGAACAGTTTTTAAAACAAATAGCGCAATACTTTTATGTAGAAGAAGCGGCTGTTTCTCCGTATAAACCAAATGAGCCAAAAACATTTGGAATGTATGTAAATGAGAAGTGGTATAAGCTTACAGTGAAAGAGGAAACGTTTGATGCGAATGATCTCGTGAAAGGTTTGGATGTATCTATTCTGCAAGATCATTTATTAAGCCAAGTACTTGAAATACACGATCCGCGATCTGATTCACGCGTTGATTTTGTCGGAGGAATCCGCGGGTTAGAAGAACTAGAACGCCTTGTAAATAGCGGTGAATATAAAGCAGCGTTCTCACTATATCCGACACCAATGGAATCGTTATTAGCAATCGCAGACGCTGGAGAAGTTATGCCGCCAAAATCAACGTGGTTTGAACCGAAACTGCGCAGCGGGTTGTTTGTACATTCTTTAAAGTAA
- a CDS encoding helix-turn-helix transcriptional regulator has translation MKLDVNELAEYLANNPFRVEGVYRYAKNPGVPCAESTDSFPGFVFPLTGKTQFQFNGTPYILSPGKVIHGGAKMTLAHKMLGEINWEYILVLYQISNPEREDSGFTHQHFELLTGQSPRLVELLMRLWDVYNQRGGISMLQTEMLFREALNEALLSVVNRENNYESHTLFERISSYVRQYYYKDITIHTLTEQNNVNRNRLSYVFRKHAGMGPAEYLLNYRIKMAQKMLCTSGVPVQQISQAVGIADPFYFSRVFKKRVGISPTKYREKFINNPY, from the coding sequence GTGAAGTTGGACGTGAATGAGTTAGCAGAGTATCTTGCCAATAATCCTTTCCGAGTAGAAGGAGTATATCGTTATGCTAAAAATCCAGGTGTGCCTTGTGCTGAGTCTACAGATTCTTTCCCAGGATTTGTATTTCCACTTACAGGGAAGACGCAATTTCAATTTAATGGTACGCCGTATATCCTTTCCCCAGGAAAAGTTATACATGGGGGTGCAAAAATGACATTAGCCCATAAAATGCTTGGTGAAATAAACTGGGAATATATTCTTGTTTTATATCAGATAAGCAATCCAGAACGAGAAGACTCTGGCTTTACTCATCAGCATTTTGAATTATTAACAGGACAATCTCCTCGTCTTGTCGAATTACTTATGCGTCTTTGGGATGTGTATAATCAGCGTGGAGGCATTTCGATGCTTCAGACCGAAATGCTGTTTCGCGAAGCGTTGAATGAAGCTTTATTAAGTGTTGTCAATAGAGAAAACAACTATGAGTCGCATACTTTATTCGAACGAATATCTAGTTACGTTCGCCAATACTATTATAAAGATATTACAATACATACGCTTACAGAACAAAATAATGTTAATCGAAATCGTCTTTCTTACGTGTTTAGAAAGCATGCAGGTATGGGGCCAGCAGAATATTTATTGAACTATCGTATAAAGATGGCTCAAAAAATGTTATGTACAAGTGGTGTGCCTGTACAACAAATTTCGCAGGCTGTTGGAATTGCAGACCCTTTTTATTTTAGTAGAGTTTTCAAGAAGCGAGTTGGCATTTCGCCTACTAAATATCGCGAGAAGTTCATCAATAATCCATACTAA
- a CDS encoding 3-phosphoglycerate dehydrogenase family protein: protein MFRVQTLNQIAEKGLQVLDGERYEVGDRMDHPDGILLRSYSLHQEEFSKDLKAIARAGAGVNNIPVERCTEKGIVVFNTPGANANAVKELIIASLIMSSRNIINGVSWTKNLEGEEVPQLVESGKKQFVGSEIAGKRLGVIGLGAIGALVANDALALGMDVIGYDPYISVETAWRLSTHVQRAFSLDEIFATCDYITLHIPLTNQTKGIIGEHAIEKMKKGMRLFNFSRGELVDENVLQKALEEDVITHYVTDFPNENVIKMKNVTATPHLGASTSESEENCAFMAARQLREYLETGNIRNSVNYPNVELPYIGKKRITIMHQNVPNMVGQITGCLAEHHINIADMINRSKHSWAYTMIDIDNGIDDIIKENIVENISKITGVVAVRMIV, encoded by the coding sequence ATGTTTCGTGTTCAAACGTTAAATCAAATTGCAGAAAAGGGTTTGCAAGTTCTTGACGGAGAGCGTTATGAAGTAGGGGATAGAATGGACCACCCAGATGGTATTTTACTTCGCAGCTATTCTTTACACCAAGAAGAGTTTTCAAAAGACTTAAAGGCGATTGCAAGAGCTGGTGCTGGTGTAAATAATATTCCTGTCGAGCGATGTACAGAAAAAGGGATTGTAGTATTTAATACACCAGGAGCGAATGCCAATGCAGTAAAGGAACTTATTATCGCCAGCCTTATTATGTCTTCACGTAACATTATTAACGGTGTAAGCTGGACGAAAAATTTAGAGGGTGAAGAAGTACCGCAGCTTGTTGAATCAGGAAAAAAACAATTCGTTGGATCAGAAATTGCAGGAAAACGTCTAGGTGTAATTGGCCTTGGCGCAATCGGTGCTTTAGTTGCGAACGATGCGTTAGCGTTAGGGATGGACGTTATTGGATATGATCCTTATATTTCAGTTGAAACAGCTTGGCGTCTTTCTACACATGTGCAAAGAGCATTTAGCCTTGATGAAATTTTTGCAACGTGTGATTATATTACCCTTCATATTCCTCTTACAAATCAAACGAAGGGAATTATTGGGGAACACGCTATAGAGAAGATGAAAAAAGGTATGCGTTTATTCAATTTCTCAAGAGGAGAACTTGTAGATGAAAATGTTCTTCAAAAAGCGTTAGAAGAAGATGTTATTACGCATTACGTAACAGACTTCCCAAATGAAAATGTGATAAAGATGAAAAATGTAACAGCGACGCCTCACCTTGGTGCATCTACGTCCGAATCAGAAGAAAACTGTGCATTCATGGCAGCGCGCCAATTACGTGAATATTTAGAGACAGGAAATATTCGTAATTCAGTAAATTATCCAAACGTAGAATTGCCGTATATCGGAAAGAAACGAATTACAATTATGCATCAAAACGTCCCGAATATGGTAGGGCAAATTACAGGATGCTTAGCGGAACATCATATTAATATTGCCGATATGATTAATCGTAGTAAACATTCTTGGGCATACACAATGATTGATATCGATAACGGAATTGATGATATAATAAAAGAGAATATTGTAGAAAATATAAGCAAAATTACAGGTGTTGTAGCCGTTCGAATGATTGTGTAA